The following is a genomic window from Pygocentrus nattereri isolate fPygNat1 chromosome 8, fPygNat1.pri, whole genome shotgun sequence.
AGCTGATGAGGTGACCAACGGCATCATGGTAGATACAATGCAGGACGTAGTGGAGGAGAACATTATGGTGGGAGATGTTGGGCTGTCTGGTGAGTTTGCTGTGAATAGGGATACAAATAGAAcattaattacataaataacTAAGAACATCTAATTaactacacatacacatactttGAACCCCACTTGAAAAGATTATATTGTACACTGTTAGTCTGGTAAGCAAGTGAAGCAAGGAAATCCTTGTACATGATGATCGGTCCTCCTGCATAGAGAAACCTGCATGAGCTGGTCCAAAAGAAGGATGTCCACTTTATTTTGGTTTCCAGCCAAATGTTCACAGAGAACCACTGGATATTACCAATGTTGCATGCCTACTATGTATATAGTTGTCATTATAGTAAATATTAAGTAATATTAGAAGCTACCACAGTATATATCAAGAAAATGGTGCAAAATCAAGAAATACAGAATAAGGCTCCGTATCACGCTCATGTGAAACCTCATAAGTTAATCTGAATCACAATCATATTGTTGAACACAGTAATTTTGCAGATGATGGTGGTTTGTCTTATTGgggagctgaatgttgtcaacaaaacaaatgagtCTTTCCTTTGTCAATTTGCAATAATTTAACAGATGAACGATTAATCAGGTTTATACTGAGAAACGCAGCTTCATATTGGTGACAGTATTTTTGACCATACTAGCTTGGGAATAGTGCCATTCCATACACATTGAGCTCCTTGACATCCAGATGCAAGACTTTAACCACCTGTGGgacattttaaagggcccatatcatggaaaatgaatttttcttcaaataaaatagtagtttcaaaatgttccattcactccccagAACATGCACAAACTAAGATGCACATAAGACCCTGTtgtgaattcactgtttctgtgatgtgacAAATGGATACATACACCgacagcccacagcagtttatccCTGCCCATCTGCAAGTTATGAGCAGAGattttttctttcaacaaataGCATCCATTGTCATCTATCAACTTGTTATTCATATTTAGAGTGTTCGGTAAAGAACATCCTGTGTAGCAGAATTCCAGTACACCTCTAATGCAAACTCACGTTTGATTCGCTACAGTGGAGACCCCAGTGTCAGGAGCAGAAGATAATATAGAAACCACTGAGGCAGCCGAGGCTTTGCTGAACATGGAGTCTCCCAACAACATCCTGGATGAGAAACGCATGAGTATGGCCTGACTCACTGTCTATGTGGCTGTCTAAGCATGCCTAGTGCTGTTAGGAGGATTCCAGGAAGTTTCTTAAAAGCACAGGACATTTTATTCTCATGAATACAGTTTTCTATTCTCTTCCAAAAGCTTTTTCCTGAAGGacctctctcactgtgtggaaATTTAAGGATTCTGTATCTTAATCAGAATCgttcctgttttatttttatgctttcATATAAAAGCTAAtaatgtgaatatatatatatatatatatatatatatatatatatatatatatatatatgtgtgtgtgtgtgtgtatatatatatatatatatatatatatgtgtgtgtgtgtgtgtgtgtgtgtgtgtgtgtgtgtgtgtgtgtatgtatgtatgtatgtgtgtgtgtgtatgtgtatatatatatatatatatatatatatatatatatatatatatatatatatatatatatatatatatacccttcCTGCTTATATGTAGTTCACCCATATGGAGCTCTGCTGGAATCAGACCTGACCTACACGTCCCTACGGCCAGAACAGCTGTCACCTGATTGCATGGATGTTTCACTGGATGAAGAAACATCCTCCATGGATGAAGTTCATCAGAAGAGTCCCTCCAAACCGGCCAGGAAAAACAAAGGTACTGCAGGAATAAACAACTACCACTAGAGGGTGCTGTGGATCCACACTGTACCTTTTTGCAATATCATACTGAAACAAGAGTTGACAttacatcaataaataaatcaggCTTTAAAAAAGCATATCATATTAGTTATATTACTAGTTGCTAATGAATGTGGCTATGTACTAAAACATTGCTGACCTATGTTGATCTATGTGATCGagacaggtttaaaaaaaactccttTATAAAAGTCCAAATCCATGCGGTATGAATTTCTGATCCCAGAGATAGAGGTTAATcatctcctctttctttctgcagTGCGCAAACCCAGAGTGGTACGCCCCTGTTCTCCCATCACCAATCCCTCGCTCCCTCtaaagaaaaagagcaaagagGGCAAAGGTAAGTCTTGCCACAATGGGCtgcacagaaaaagaaaaaaatatatacacccAAAAGCCACtctgctctttttttcctttccacaTTGTGCCGAGCGCCTCCCTGGCTGTCACCTCGCCGCTCCAGAGGGGTCGGACCAGGCCTGCTTAATTGATGGGGTGCTCTCAAATTGCTGCAGTTGTGAGGGAAATAAAAGTGATAGCGGGCTGGAGGGCACATCGATGACGTCCTGATAGAGGCCCTTATGCACGCGTCCCCAGGCTGGGCGCATACATATATATCACCCTGACATGCTGAGCAGTTCGCTCTCCAGCTTTCACTGCCAGGGTTGCTGTTTTTAACCACTTCTGGCCAAAGCACATGACAAACAAGAGTAATCTACTGCCAGGCCCTTCTAATTAATTTCCAGGCCCTTGTGCGGGCCAGAGCGAAATTGATTTATTAAGGTTATGAGGAAGAATGCTATAATTGCACCTCTGCCAATTCTGTTTGTTAAATAAAACCTGTGGAATAACGTGTGAAATATGGACACTGGCGTTTAgctttttaagagttttaacttttaatgagTCGACAGAGGAGCTTGAGTGACCCTTTGTTTCTTCCTGCTAATACAGGTAACACAATTTACCTGTGGGAGTTTCTCCTGGCTTTGCTGCAAGACAAAAACACCTGTCCCAAATACATTAAatggacacagagagagaagggcatCTTTAAGCTGGTGGACTCCAAGGCTGTGTCCAAGCTGTGGGGCAAGCACAAGAATAAGCCCGACATGAACTATGAAACCATGGGAAGAGCACTCAGGTGAGCAGGTCACTTAGAACGTTGACCACAAGACACAGGAACAGCCTTTTCTTATCAATTATGCCAAGACTGtatgaatgtttttaatacaCGGCTAGTATCTACAGCTTAGAACTAGAAACATGTGCTTACTGCTGTATAATGTGAACAgataatataaattattatgcACGCATAGTTATGTGcagtcaaatgttttgttgattttctaagttaaaatatTCTACAAAAaatacacttctgcacattttaatgcatagtcactgttttattttcacatttaacGTGGCCTGTACAAACaatatggcacatttaatatttcatgtttttttatattttttttacaataagttgatatcagcaaataaatagtatatGTGGTAATAgtaatgcagaaaaatgccatatttaagaaTTTTTCCCCATAGAGAATGTCTAATTTAACTGTTTTGCATGTAGAAAAtcagaacatgtcatttgacctgaGGTATTCAAACCACTGCATATGTCTTTATTTTATACGTACCCAAAATATAATCTCCTTCTCTTTACTCCACCTGAACCTGTACAgtactgcattttttttacattgtatatatttttattttatgacatTTTGTTCCTGATGTTCTGTCTTTGTGTGAGCACTCACTAGAGCAAATTCCTTGTGTGTGAAAACATGCTTGGCAATACCTTTATTCTAAGACAGTCTCATGGTGTAAAAGTGTCCTTGCTGACCCACCTActttcttccttctcttcaAATTAGGTATTACTACCAGAGAGGCATTCTTGCCAAGGTTGAGGGCCAGAGGCTCGTTTACCAATTTAAGGAGATGCCCACAGACCTTGTGGTCATCGATGAGGATGAGGAGCAGTGTGTAGACTCCAGCCCAGGATACGTAGGTCAACGGTCTACTCCACACAGTAGAGCTGTTGGCCGTGGGACATCCCGAGCCCAGGGAAAAAGCTCAGGCCACACGCAAGTGAGGTCAgtgaagagagagcagagtcCCAGCCTGCTGTACCAGAATGCCAGCAGCAAACACAACGAGCAGCTACTGCAGACCGTACATGTGCTACAGCCAAACCAGGGAGCTGCTGTTCC
Proteins encoded in this region:
- the elf1 gene encoding ETS-related transcription factor Elf-1 isoform X1, which gives rise to MTTAVQSSELVFEFASNGMDEINQLDDPSVFPAVIVEHVPAADLMQVYSGLEADEVTNGIMVDTMQDVVEENIMVGDVGLSVETPVSGAEDNIETTEAAEALLNMESPNNILDEKRMIHPYGALLESDLTYTSLRPEQLSPDCMDVSLDEETSSMDEVHQKSPSKPARKNKVRKPRVVRPCSPITNPSLPLKKKSKEGKGNTIYLWEFLLALLQDKNTCPKYIKWTQREKGIFKLVDSKAVSKLWGKHKNKPDMNYETMGRALRYYYQRGILAKVEGQRLVYQFKEMPTDLVVIDEDEEQCVDSSPGYVGQRSTPHSRAVGRGTSRAQGKSSGHTQVRSVKREQSPSLLYQNASSKHNEQLLQTVHVLQPNQGAAVPAPAHTMRTMPATVPMVLTSGPQTGAPVTLQTMPFQSVLANGDTSTHGSPPRVILHTVPSSSPGSKDVLTIQTASLTSDSIQSLVSSLGSSNGGVISSTAQQTGSLNGLTRLVTLNTGGQPVVAQQPGTVIATVLKSAELQSLHVKEEILDPQYLQSLVNSNPTVVTPFCKEEMEAGAAELNHRTVIIGTASQAVHGHSDPGSELASSPSEGLTPVEELEVKSEIALQPQTGAKELLEGAQGLQEMAVTMQIPTSQFIQIKAEFSET